DNA sequence from the Treponema sp. OMZ 838 genome:
GCCATAATAGCCCATTTTGCAGAAGCGGAACCGATAAAGAGGTTCAAGAAGGCGGAAATAATTACGAATGCGATGATTAACGGCAAACCGGTAAAACCGATACTCTTTAAGAAGTTGGCGCCGTTTACGGAAATGATTGTTCCAAGGTTTGTCTTACCGAAGTAGCTGACAAACTGTGCCGCAAAGAATGCCAGTACGAGGTAGCCGGCCATTGAACTCATTCCGTGTGTCATTCCTTTTACGAGATCTCCGGAACTCTTAATTTTTCCTAATTTCTTACCATATACTAAACCGGGTATCAAGAAAAGGAGTAAAATAACGGGGAGCAAACCGCCGTGCATAAAGTTGCTGAGAGAACTGACACCTGTTTTGGGATTTACTTCGCTTAAGATGGCGAGAGACGGAAGACCGGGTAAACCGAACATCCCGACGAGAAGCACGGCTACCATAATCAGAATGGAAATACCGGCAAGTTTTAATCCCTTTGTTTCTTCTGCGGAAACAGGCATATTGTCCGGCTTATACGTTCCGTGATATTCACCTAAGTTCTTTTCTACGATTTTTTCGGTTACCAAAGTTCCAACGATTGTCAACAATACTGTTGAAGCCATCATAAAGTACCAGTTACAGGTAGGATCGAGCGGGATATCCATACCGGCATTGTGAAGCGCTTCAATAGTGATACCGGTTAACAGCGGGTCGGTGGTTCCCAGAACGAGGTTTGCGGAGAAGCCGCCGGAAACACCGGCAAAGGCTGCAGCAAGACCTGCGAGCGGATGCCGTCCGGCATTCGCAAATACAATAGCTCCGAGCGGAATAACTACAACATAACCGGCATCGGAAGCAATGTTACTCATAATACCGGCAAAAACGACAACAGCAGTCATCAGCCGGGGGTTAACATTGGTGAGGAGCTTTTTCAACGAGGTATTGATGAGCCCTGTCCACTCGGCAACGCCGATACCAAGCATTGCGACCAATACTGTACCGAGCGGCGCAAAACCGGTAAAGTTTTTCGTTGCGCTGTTCAAAATATAGCGAAATCCCTCGACATTCAAAAGTGAAATAGCCTTTATGGTTACTTCCTGTCCTTTTTTCGCGTCAAAGTAGGTAACCGGCGCACCGACAGCCGCTACAATGGCAGAAATAAAGACAACGATAATGCTGAGAATAAAGAATAGCATCGCCGGATGAGGCAACTTATTCCCGATCCTTTCAACACCTTTGAGAAAGCCCGAGACTTCCTTGTTCTTTTTTGTACTCATAAGAACTCCTAGAAAATGGTTTTCGCATATCATAATGCGATAATACTGTCATATTATATACGATGATTCCCGTATTAGCAAATATAAATTTTAGTAATATCAATATTTTTTTCCCATATAAATCTACCGTAATCCGCGAAAAGCGGTTGATGCGGTGTACTATTAGACATCTCTAAAAATGAAAGTTTTTAGAAGTTCCCAATTGATGAACTGTTATATATGGTTGACAATCTATTTCCATTTATATATAGTTCTTTTTATCAAATAACTGACGATATCGTCGGTTTCTATTTTAGGAGTTCTTATGACGGATAAACGGGAAGAGCTTATATCGGGAAATATATTCAAGCTCATGCTAAAGTTGGGTATACCGGGCATTATCGGTATGCTGGTGATCAGCTTGTACAGCTTTGTCGATGCAATGTTTGTCGGGCGGTATGTAGGTGAAAAAGCACTCGGCGCAATCAGCGTTGCGTATGCTTTTACGTTGGTGAATAACGGTATTGCGGTACTGATCGGGATGGGCTCCGCCTCGATTTTGTCGCGGGCAGTCGGCAGAAAAGATCAAGAGACCATCGATGCGGTGATGGGTAACGTCTTTGTACTGGCAGTGATGATGTCGTCCGCAGTGATGGTCGTCGGCTACATCTTTGCACCGCAACTGTTGAGCCTTATCGGAGCGGAAGGGGAAATGCATGCAATGGGCGTGCAGTATTTACGGATTGTGTACCTTGGCTCCATATTTGTCAACTTCGGACAGGCTTCTAATATGGTGCTGCGCGGCGAAGGAAGAATTGCGCTTGCGATGATTATCATGGGATCAGGCGCCGTGCTGAATATTGTGCTCGATGCGCTCTTTATCATCGTATTCAAGCAGGGGCTTGCAGGAGCTGCCGTTGCGACGGTTATTTCTCAGGCAGTTTTTGCACTGTTCAGCTTTTTCTACTTTTTATGTTTCAGCAAAAATGTCCGCTTTAAAACCTTTAAATTGGATAAATCGATTGTCGGAGAAACAATTGCAATCGGTATGTCCGGTATGATTATGCAGGTACTTTCGTTGGTACAGCAAACAGTCATGTATTCGACGTTGAAAAAATACGGCGGAGAAGATCAAGTAGTTCTGATGGGTGCATTCTTCCGCTATTTGATGCTGAGCTTTATTCCGCTGTGGGGATTAAGCCAAGGATACCAGCCCTTCGTCGGTACAAACTTCGGCGCAGGACTTTTTGACCGGGTAAAAAAAGGAACCGGTATGTTCTACGGCTTCGGTCTTTTGCTTGCAATAACGGCATGGGCTATCTTTTTGCTGAGTCCCGAAAAGGTATTGGGCTTGTTCATTGATAACCCCGTACTCGTAGCACAGGGAAAAACCAATACCGTTACCGCTATGATCATCTTCCCTGCGCTTGCCATTATGATATTGAACATGACGCTCTTTCAGGCTATCGGAAAGCCGAAACCCGCCGGTATGTTGGCAATTTCCCGCCAGCTCGTGCTTTTTGTGCCTGCCGTGCTTATTCTTCCTCATTTTTTCGGAGCGCGGGGAATATGGCTTGCAATGCCGCTTGTTGACGGAATTGTCGTCGTGCTCTCCGTCATCATCATGATAAAGATATTCGCAACCGACCTTGCAAAAAAGTAATATTTTACTGATGCAGCTGTGTCGTTTATTTTCAAAAGGGATCAAGGCTTATACCACTTTGCAAGACCTTTTGCAAAAGCGGTAGCAGCTTGCTGAGGAGTCTTTTCACCCTTCATAACGGCAATTACTCCCTCATTCATCAAAGTATAGCCGGACGGTGTCCCGTTCATTAACTTAGGCCACACAAAGCGAACATCCTGTCCCCGTCCGGTAAGGAGTGCGTATATCTCGGCACTTTGAGGACTTGTGATAGTATGGGTCCCATTGAACATGGAATAAAAACCACTCGGCAGATATTTTGAGACAACGGCGGTACCTTCGGTCGTACAAAGCCACGCTAAGAAGTCCCAAGCTTCTTTTTGATGCGCTCCGTTCGCATTCATCGCTATTCCGACATCGACATGGAAGCAAATTTCCGGTTTTTTTCCGGCCGGAGGCGGAAAAGCGAAATTTCCCCATTCAAATGGTAACTCTTTAAAGCTATCGAGTGTCCAAGACCCATCGGCATACATAGCTGCTTTACCTG
Encoded proteins:
- a CDS encoding MATE family efflux transporter yields the protein MTDKREELISGNIFKLMLKLGIPGIIGMLVISLYSFVDAMFVGRYVGEKALGAISVAYAFTLVNNGIAVLIGMGSASILSRAVGRKDQETIDAVMGNVFVLAVMMSSAVMVVGYIFAPQLLSLIGAEGEMHAMGVQYLRIVYLGSIFVNFGQASNMVLRGEGRIALAMIIMGSGAVLNIVLDALFIIVFKQGLAGAAVATVISQAVFALFSFFYFLCFSKNVRFKTFKLDKSIVGETIAIGMSGMIMQVLSLVQQTVMYSTLKKYGGEDQVVLMGAFFRYLMLSFIPLWGLSQGYQPFVGTNFGAGLFDRVKKGTGMFYGFGLLLAITAWAIFLLSPEKVLGLFIDNPVLVAQGKTNTVTAMIIFPALAIMILNMTLFQAIGKPKPAGMLAISRQLVLFVPAVLILPHFFGARGIWLAMPLVDGIVVVLSVIIMIKIFATDLAKK
- a CDS encoding AbgT family transporter produces the protein MSTKKNKEVSGFLKGVERIGNKLPHPAMLFFILSIIVVFISAIVAAVGAPVTYFDAKKGQEVTIKAISLLNVEGFRYILNSATKNFTGFAPLGTVLVAMLGIGVAEWTGLINTSLKKLLTNVNPRLMTAVVVFAGIMSNIASDAGYVVVIPLGAIVFANAGRHPLAGLAAAFAGVSGGFSANLVLGTTDPLLTGITIEALHNAGMDIPLDPTCNWYFMMASTVLLTIVGTLVTEKIVEKNLGEYHGTYKPDNMPVSAEETKGLKLAGISILIMVAVLLVGMFGLPGLPSLAILSEVNPKTGVSSLSNFMHGGLLPVILLLFLIPGLVYGKKLGKIKSSGDLVKGMTHGMSSMAGYLVLAFFAAQFVSYFGKTNLGTIISVNGANFLKSIGFTGLPLIIAFVIISAFLNLFIGSASAKWAIMAPIFVPMMVNLGLSPALTQVAYRIGDSSTNIITPLMSYFAMIVVFMKKYDDDSGLGTLISMMLPYSIAFLLSWIGLMIIWYVTGLPLGPGAFLTL